The following are encoded together in the Coregonus clupeaformis isolate EN_2021a chromosome 24, ASM2061545v1, whole genome shotgun sequence genome:
- the LOC121537945 gene encoding tubulin alpha-1C chain-like, protein MRECISVHVGQAGVQIGNACWELYCLEHGIQPDGQMPSDKTIGGGDDSFNTFFSETGAGKHVPRAVFVDLEPTVIDEVRTGTYRQLFHPEQLITGKEDAANNYARGHYTIGKEIIDLVLDRIRKLADQCTGLQGFLVFHSFGGGTGSGLTSLLMERLSVDYGKKSKLEFSIYPAPQVSTAVVEPYNSILTTHTTLEHSDCAFMVDNEAIYDICRRNLDIERPTYTNLNRLISQIVSSITASLRFDGALNVDLTEFQTNLVPYPRIHFPLATYAPVISAEKAYHEQLTVSEITNACFEPANQMVKCDPRHGKYMSCCLLYRGDVVPKDVNAAIATIKTKRSIQFVDWCPTGFKIGINYQPPTVVPGGDLAKVQRAVCMLSNTTAVAEAWARLDHKFDLMYAKRAFVHWYVGEGMEEGEFAEAREDMAALEKDYEEVGRDSGEEDEDGEEY, encoded by the exons CGTGAGTGCATCTCCGTCCACGTGGGTCAGGCTGGAGTCCAGATTGGCAATGCCTGCTGGGAGCTCTACTGCCTGGAGCATGGGATCCAGCCGGACGGACAGATGCCCAGTGACAAGACCATCGGAGGAGGAGATGACTCCTTCAACACTTTCTTCAGTGAGACTGGGGCTGGAAAGCATGTCCCCAGGGCTGTGTTTGTGGACCTGGAGCCCACAGTTATTG ATGAGGTGCGAACTGGGACCTATCGCCAGTTATTCCATCCTGAACAGCTCATCACTGGCAAAGAGGATGCTGCCAACAACTATGCCCGTGGACACTACACTATTGGCAAAGAGATCATTGACCTGGTGCTGGACAGGATCCGCAAACTG GCTGACCAGTGCACAGGCCTTCAAGGCTTCCTGGTTTTCCACAGCTTTGGAGGTGGCACCGGCTCTGGTTTAACCTCCCTGCTGATGGAGCGCCTGTCGGTTGACTACGGCAAGAAGTCCAAGCTGGAGTTCTCCATCTACCCAGCTCCCCAGGTGTCCACAGCTGTGGTGGAGCCCTACAACTCCATCCTGACCACCCACACCACCCTAGAGCACTCTGACTGTGCCTTCATGGTGGATAATGAGGCTATCTATGACATCTGCCGTAGGAACCTCGACATTGAGCGTCCTACCTACACCAACCTCAACAGGCTCATTAGCCAGATCGTTTCCTCCATCACTGCTTCCCTTCGATTTGATGGTGCCCTCAATGTtgatctgacagagttccagaccaACTTGGTGCCCTATCCCCGTATCCATTTCCCTCTGGCCACCTATGCCCCAGTTATCTCTGCAGAGAAGGCTTACCATGAGCAGTTAACTGTCTCTGAAATCACCAATGCCTGCTTTGAACCGGCCAATCAGATGGTGAAATGTGACCCTCGCCACGGCAAGTACATGTCATGCTGCCTTCTGTACCGTGGTGATGTGGTGCCCAAAGATGTCAATGCTGCCATTGCCACCATCAAGACCAAACGTTCCATTCAGTTTGTTGACTGGTGTCCAACTGGTTTCAAGATTGGCATCAACTACCAGCCGCCCACTGTAGTCCCTGGTGGAGACCTGGCTAAAGTCCAGAGGGCTGTGTGCATGCTGAGCAACACCACTGCTGTGGCAGAGGCCTGGGCTCGGCTTGACCACAAGTTTGACCTGATGTACGCCAAACGTGCCTTTGTGCACTGGTATGTGGGTGAGGgtatggaggagggagagttTGCTGAGGCCAGAGAGGACATGGCAGCCCTGGAGAAGGATTATGAAGAGGTGGGACGTGACAGCGGTGAAGAAGATGAGGACGGAGAAGAGTATTAG